The segment TCGAGCAGATCCATGCGAACTCGGCGAAGACATCGCGCGAGGCGGTGCCGTCGATCGAGTTGTGGACCGCCGAGAAGAACCCGAGATCCGCGGCGACTGCCTCGGGATCCAGGCCGAGCGAGGAACCGGCCAAGGCACCGGAACCGTACGGCGAGACACCGGCGCGCTTGTCCCAGTCCTGGAACCTCTGCACGTCGCGCAACAGTGCCCAGGCGTGGGCCAGCAGGTGGTGGCTCAACAGGACAGGCTGGGCATGCTGCAGGTGCGTCCGTCCAGGCATGGCAACGCCCTTGTGTGCCTTGGCCTGCTCAACGAGGGCGTCGATCGTGGCGAGCACACCGCGGGCGATGATGCGGGCGTGGTCGCGCAGGAACATGCGGCCCAACGTGGCCACCTGGTCGTTGCGCGAACGCCCGGCCCGGAGCTTGCCGCCCAGGTGGGTTCCCGCGCGCTCAATGAGCCCGCGTTCGAGGGAACCGTGGACGTCCTCATCGCTCTCGGCGGGCTGGTAGGCGCCGCTCGCGACGTCGTCATCCAGCAGGGTGAGTGCCGCGAGCATGCCTTCGAGTTCGGCGTCGTCCAGCAGCCCGGCCTTGTGCAGCACGCGGGCATGCGCCTTGGAGCCGGCGATGTCGTAGCGGGCCAGCCGCCAGTCAAAGTGAGTGGACTTGCTCAGTGCGGCAAGCGCATCCGCGGGGCCGCCGGCGAACCGGCCGCCCCACAATGCGCCTTCATTTGTTGCCGACGTCATTACTGGCCCGAAACCCGCAGGTCGCGGCCTGCAGCGACCTTGGAGGACATCCCCCACAGCTCAATGAAACCCTTGGCCTGCGACTGGTCGAAGGTGTCGCCGGTGTCGTAGGTGGCGAGGTCGAAGTCGTAGAGCGAGGTGTCGGAGCGGCGGCCGTTGACGATGGCCTGGCCGCCGTGAAGGACCATGCGGATGTCGCCGGAGACGTACTTCTGGGTGTCCTCGATGAAAGCGTCCAAGGAGCGCTTGAGCGGGGAGAACCACTGGCCGTCGTAGACCAGCTCGGACCAGCGCTGGCCGACCGTGGCCTTGAAGCGGGCCTGCTCGCGCTCGATGGTGACGTCCTCGAGGTGCTTGTGGGCGGTGATGAGGGCCATGGCGCCCGGAGCCTCGTAGATTTCGCGCGACTTGATGCCGACCAGGCGGTCCTCGACGACGTCGATGCGGCCAACGCCCTGGGCACCGGCGCGGCGGTTCAGTTCCTGGATGACCTGGAGCGGAGTGTGCTTGACGCCGTCAATGGCTACCGGGACACCGGCTTCGAAGGTGATGGTGACTTCGTCCGCTGCCGGCGGGAATTCCGGGGTGGCCGTGTAGTCGTAGATGTCCTTGGTGGGAGCGTTCCAGATGTCCTCGAGGTAGCCGGTTTCGACGGCGCGTCCCCAGACGTTCTGGTCGATCGAGTACGGGTTCTTCTTGGTGGTCTCGATCGGCAGTCCCTTTTCCTCGGCGAAGGCGATGGCCTTGTCGCGGGTCAGGGCGAGGTCGCGGACGGGTGCGATGCACTTCAAGTCCGGGCCCAGAGTCTGGATGCCGACCTCGAAGCGGACCTGGTCGTTACCCTTGCCCGTGCAACCGTGCGCAACGGTGGTGGCACCGAATTCGCGGGCGGCCTTGACGAGGTGCTTGACGATCACGGGACGCGAAATCGCCGAAACCAGCGGGTAGTGGCCCTGGTAGAGGGCGTTGGCCTTCAGCGTGGGCATGGCGTATTCGTTGGCGAATTCGTCGCGGGCGTCGGCCACGTAGGCCTCGACGGCACCGCAGCCGAGGGCGCGCTGGCGGATGGTCTCCAGCGACTCGCCGCCCTGTCCGACGTCGACGGCCACGGCGATGACCTCGGCCCCGGTGGCTTCACCGATCCAGCCGATGGCTACGGAAGTATCAAGGCCACCGGAGTAGGCCAGAACAATGCGCTCAGTCACGAGAGT is part of the Arthrobacter ramosus genome and harbors:
- the argH gene encoding argininosuccinate lyase; translated protein: MTSATNEGALWGGRFAGGPADALAALSKSTHFDWRLARYDIAGSKAHARVLHKAGLLDDAELEGMLAALTLLDDDVASGAYQPAESDEDVHGSLERGLIERAGTHLGGKLRAGRSRNDQVATLGRMFLRDHARIIARGVLATIDALVEQAKAHKGVAMPGRTHLQHAQPVLLSHHLLAHAWALLRDVQRFQDWDKRAGVSPYGSGALAGSSLGLDPEAVAADLGFFSAVHNSIDGTASRDVFAEFAWICSMIGIDLSRVSEEIILWATKEFSFVTLHDSYSTGSSIMPQKKNPDVAELARGKAGRLIGNLAGLLATLKGLPLAYNRDLQEDKEPVFDAADTLEVLLPAVSGMIATLTFNTERMASLAPQGFALATDIAEWLVRQGVPFREAHELSGAAVKLAEGRSVELWDLTDEEYASISEHLTPEVRTVLSTEGSLNSRNSQGGTAPAAVERQLLALEAELAAVRGYAG
- a CDS encoding argininosuccinate synthase, with the protein product MTERIVLAYSGGLDTSVAIGWIGEATGAEVIAVAVDVGQGGESLETIRQRALGCGAVEAYVADARDEFANEYAMPTLKANALYQGHYPLVSAISRPVIVKHLVKAAREFGATTVAHGCTGKGNDQVRFEVGIQTLGPDLKCIAPVRDLALTRDKAIAFAEEKGLPIETTKKNPYSIDQNVWGRAVETGYLEDIWNAPTKDIYDYTATPEFPPAADEVTITFEAGVPVAIDGVKHTPLQVIQELNRRAGAQGVGRIDVVEDRLVGIKSREIYEAPGAMALITAHKHLEDVTIEREQARFKATVGQRWSELVYDGQWFSPLKRSLDAFIEDTQKYVSGDIRMVLHGGQAIVNGRRSDTSLYDFDLATYDTGDTFDQSQAKGFIELWGMSSKVAAGRDLRVSGQ